The DNA region CCTTTTATAATATTCTGGCTGTACTGCAACCGTGAAGCCTTATCTATCGGATAATACGCATACTGCCTGTTTTCCAGATTATAGTCGAGCAGCCCTCTACCCTCCGTTGCCATATATAAAGAACCGCCGGGAGTAGAAACCATACAACCGTATATCCCAAATAACGCATCAAACACCGTAGCTGGATCATGGAAATCAAAGCGGTTGTTAAAGCGGCTGGAGAAACTCACTCCACCGGCATACGTCCCCACCCATACTGTCTGACTCCTGTCTACAAACAATGAATAAATGGAAAAGTGACTCAGATTCCCCTTTTCAAGGGAAGCATCCGTATGTTTCCAGAAAGAATTGGTGGAGAGGTCGATGGTATATAGCCCGTCGAACGTACCGATAAGCAACATTCCGCGCAACTCTGATATGGCTCTGACGCTATTGCTCGTTAAAATACTGTTACCCTTATGATAGGTCACCATTTCCTCTTTCTCAAAGTTTATGCGATACAATCCGCTCAGTCCGCTTCCTACCCATAACGTTCCGTTTGAATCTTCATAGATAGTAGAGATGCTATTGCCAAGCAGATGAAGCCCCGGCGTCCGGGTGGTCAGCTGCCGTTGCACTTTCATGTTCATATCGCAGACAAACAGGCCTTTCGTAGAAGTACCTATCAGAATCTGATGCTGCTTCGTTTCGTAGACTACAGAGATAAATTCATCTTTGATCTTCCCGTTCAGGTCTATACGCTGAAATACATCCATTGCAGGCACATACAGGTACAGCCCCTTGGTAGTTCCTATCCAAAGGCGATTACGGGAGTCTACCGTCAGGCAGCGCACTTCACTTTTGGCAAAAGCGCCGTATCGTTCGTCAACAAACGGCTTGATACGGTTGGTTTTCAGGTCGAGTTTATTCAATCCGCGTGCCGTACCAATCCACAAATTGCGGTCGTTATCTTCGGCTAAACTCCAGATATGATTATCACTCAGAGTCAGAGAGTCTTTCGGATCATGTTTATAGATCACAAACTCACTGCCATCGTAACGATTCAATCCGTTGCGCGTACCAAACCAGATGAAACCTTTGGTATCCTGGAATATTTTAAGCACAGATATCTGAGACAAACCATCTTTCAGGTTCAGGTTCGAGAAATAGAAGTTCTCATTATTCTGCGCGGCTACTTTCAGGGTCGCCAACAAGGTTATCAGCAAAAGAATATGTTTTCTCATAGGTCAAAAAGAAATGTGATAGGCTTTATTTCGTCAACAACTCCGTAGCGCACCATAACAATGGAGCGTGAGCGTGCAGGTCACCGGTAATTTGCTTGCGGTTCATGTAATGGTTCTTGTCATTCTTGATATTGGTTCCCTCGCATACGTTTGTTACCTCGTCTTCATCATTGATATAAGAAACCAATGCCAGCCATCCTTTTGTGGCGGCAGGAGCATAGGTTTTCTTATCGAGCCAACCGTGTTTTACACCCACCAGCATGGCATAGGTGAACATTGCCGTGCCGGAAGTCTCTTTGTACGAAGCGGGTTCATCGATCAACTGGTGCCACATGCCATCGGGGTCCTGATTTTCGAGTAAGGTAGCCATCATCTTTTTATAGGCTTCCATAATAACCGGGCGGTTCGGATTATCCTTCGGAAGTACGGAAAGCAGACGGGACATTCCGGCAGCCATCCAGCCATTGCCACGTGCCCAGAAGAAAGGGGCTGTGGGGGCGTGATAGAAAAGACCATTCGGTCGTTGTATCTTCTCCAGATACATTGCCATTTCAGCAGCGGCGCGGTCTATATACTTCCGGTCGCCTGTGGCCAGATAGGCTTGCGACTGTATGGTGGTTATCATAAACATGTCGTCAATCCATACACGCGTTTGCCAGGAATAGCCCTGTTCGGCATACGCTTTCTCCTCCGGCTTGGCATCGGCAGGAACTTCCCATTGGGTATCGGCATACTTCATTCCGAGATCGAAGTATTTCCGGTCGCCCAACTTCTGCATATAG from Bacteroides sp. MSB163 includes:
- a CDS encoding glycoside hydrolase family 88/105 protein, with the translated sequence MKTHKILLILFAAFTGWCGTMNAQDADLKKRMKDADPKGIGTRIVNKFLVTPHTRFGNPRAEKAPNYVTYPDACTWLGALWFSKAVKNKDMQLRLKERFEPLFTTEKKMLPRMVHVDYNVVGAVPLEIYMQKLGDRKYFDLGMKYADTQWEVPADAKPEEKAYAEQGYSWQTRVWIDDMFMITTIQSQAYLATGDRKYIDRAAAEMAMYLEKIQRPNGLFYHAPTAPFFWARGNGWMAAGMSRLLSVLPKDNPNRPVIMEAYKKMMATLLENQDPDGMWHQLIDEPASYKETSGTAMFTYAMLVGVKHGWLDKKTYAPAATKGWLALVSYINDEDEVTNVCEGTNIKNDKNHYMNRKQITGDLHAHAPLLWCATELLTK